The Chlorocebus sabaeus isolate Y175 chromosome 28, mChlSab1.0.hap1, whole genome shotgun sequence genomic interval CCTCACATCAAGGTGGGGTAGGAACTGGTGCCTGTATGGAGGTTGGGTCCTAGGGCATGGGGAGGGCAGAGGGCCTGGGGTTGCACTCACCTATGTCAATGCTGCTGGCCACCTCTTGACACCGCTCCCCAGAATAGGGGGTGAGACACTGGCACTTGAGCCCATCCCAGGAGCCTCCATTCTTGCAGCGAGAGCATTGATCTCCAACGCCTGTGGAACAATCACAGAAGTTTTCTTTCCAAGTTCCTCCATTGAGGCAGCTCACTGAAAGGAACAGGGATCTACCGTGTTTATATGTTGAGCACAGCACTTTACAGCTTACAATGCATTTGCACGGACACTgcctaatttgtttttgttttttgagtctgAGTTTcccacttgttgcccaggctggagtgcaatggcgcgatcgtggctcactgcaacctccacctcccaggttcaagctattctcctgcctcagcctcccgagtagctgagattacaggcgcgtgccaccacacccagctaagtttttgtatttttagtagagacagggtttcacctgtttggccaggttggtctcaaactcctgacctcaggtgatctgcccacttcggcctcccaaaatgctaggattacaggtgtgagccaccacgcccggctccaaCACTGCCTAATTTGATACTCTCAGGAGACCCCGGGGGTGCACAGGACAGTTGCCATTATCCTCACTTCACAGATACGCAAAGTATCTGTGGTGGCTAAGCCACCTCTCCATGGGTCCACGTTTAGGCTACACTTCACCCAGTCCTAGTCCAGCATGCTTGACTTTACCCCGAAAACGTGAAGAAAGAGAAATCTGACATTGTGAGAGGTGAACGACACAGTcagggctgaggaaggaaaaaccCAGGTGAACTTGACCAGTCTAGATTCCACCCAGGTTGAAAATGAGATGGTCGTTGTTCTTCAACACCTGCTTTGGAAAAGCCCATACTGGCAATCGTTACTGTTATGACTCtttctgattctttttaatttaccGGGATGTGGAGTTTGAGGGAGGAGTTtagatcttatttttttgtttttttttgagacagagtctcaccatgtcattcaggttggagtgtagtggtgcaatcatagctccctacagccttgacctactgggcttaagcaatcctcccaccttagcctcccatgtaattgggactgcaggcatgaatcaccatgtctggcttatttttaaaatttttctgtagagatggggtcttgctctgttgcccaggctggtctcaaactcctggccttaacaaatcctccagactcagcctcacaaaatgctgggattataggtgtcagccatcacacccagcctaacAACTCCTTTTTAAATTGCAGTACAACAAATAAACTCCTCTTAGTTTAAATAGGTAGGAAGTAGTGGTAGCCAACTCTTGAATATCTGTGCCAACCAACCTGGAAAATCTAAAGCtctattttctttggtttttcttgAAAATCGCTGTGCCTGGGTAGATCAGTATTCAAGGTGTGTTTTGTCTGGGGAAGGGCATGAGGTATGTATAGACTCTGCAAAGACCTGCCTCACCCCTGCCTTCTGGTTTACCCTAAACAGACTCAGAGAGCAGGATCCACACTCATGAAAATCACATCATGCAGCCTCTATTTATGGGCTTTTGCTCCAAGAAGTTTGGAAAGAATAGAAGAGAGAAGTCAAGAGTCCTGGACACACCGGAAACCCATACATCCTATGGGTTTGCCTATACATAAATCAGTCTCCTCCCTCCGTCTCTTTCCCGCTTTCGTTACTGAAGATGCCCAGACCTGAGCTAAGTGCCAAAACACAGGCTAGTGAGAAACAACAGAAGCAGACGCTGGGGTGCATTCACTCATTGCTCAGCAGTCTAAAGGGAAGGCCAATctctggggaagaggaggaagacagaaggaGGACAATCTGCTTTTAAAGATGCGACCGACACCAGATAGTGGGTCCAGTGGCATTGCAGCCACTTGGCTTTTGTCGTGAGACACCTACAAGGCTTCCTGGAAACACAAGGTCCAGATCTCCCACCTGAAAATGCTCAGACCACTCATCTGAGAATCGGAGAGCTCAAGAAGACAAAGACATATTGGAGAGAATCAAGAGAAAAAAGCCATGTGATAGAaaatccagccaggcatggtggttcacacctgtaatcctaacactttgggaagctgaggcaggtggatcacctgaggtcaggagttcaagaccagcctggccaacatggtgaaaccctgtctctaccaaaactacaaaaattagctgggtgtgttggcgtgTGCTCTAtccccagctacgtgggaggctgaggtgagagaatcgcttgaacctggggagtgaaggttgcagtgaaccgtgatcacgccattgcactccagcctgggcagcaagagtgaaactccatcagaaaagaaaaagaaaagttcaggcaAAGTAGAATTCAGCAGAGGAAAAAATCACAAAGTCCAGAGAAAACGTAGTAGTCAAAAACTGAAGAACCACCTTCATCGTCATCAATTCGAGATGGGATTGGGCAGTTCTGTGGGCAGACACAGATCATATACCTGTGAGCCTAGTCATCTAAATAAATCAGAGTTTTCAAGTATTTTAActaacatacttttaaaaatgtatgcaaaatatTCTTAATCTGGGAGTCATACTCACGGGCCTATTAGTATATTACATGATTCATGTAATACAATATACAGGATATTATAATAGCAGGTATTGGATGGTGCAATTCTTACCCTAACAAGAGAGAAGAAGGCTGAGTGAAAGTTCTTGAgtcagagaaaggagagggataCGTAAGGACAGCAAAACACTCATAGGCATTGGAGGTAGAATTCAGAGCTGATAGAAGTGAAGGAATCTTCTTTTGCTTCTATAGCAGATGCTCAGGAGATAAGATGaatcaaaataaaagtgaatggTGGCAGAGATACTTGACAAAGGTACACATGAATGAATTGGCAAAAaccttctgcaaaaaaaaaaaaaaagtttgtactTTAGTAAGAACAAAATCAGTGAGAAAATCCACTAGAAAGTTTACAAAGTAaactaaaaagtttaaaataaaacacaaataaaccaCTCAGAGTTAATAACATCATGGCATACCAAGTGCAATGGAACAGAGACCTGCAGAATACAAAAGAGGGAAAACAGGActtgtggacagaatactggagaTTGAGGTGCCCAGACAAAGAGAGGTAATACTTTGTTCAAAAAAGGGGAACTTGTGCAAGAAACAGCGAGAGTGGAGAAGTGAGAGAGTGCTGAGACAGAAAACCTTGATGCGAGTTTTATCCATTGGAAAACAAGTAAGTCAGAGCAAAAGGAGTTTAGGAGTAAATGTTTaagaagaaaaccacaaaaaGTAGTGAGTGGAGATTGAAAAGAAGGGTCAGTTTCAAAAAGGtaaattcttttgaaaagtgttcttatccgttgcccactttttgatggggttgtttgattttttcttgcacatttgtttaagttctttgtagatgctggatattagccctttgtcagaaaagtagattgcaaaaattttctgccattctgtaggttgcctgttcactccatggaatactatgcagccataaaaaacgatgagtccaagtcctttgtagagacatggatgaaggtggaaaccttctgagcaaactatcgcaaggacagaaaaccaaacaccgcatgttctcactcataggtgggaactgaacaatgagatcacttggacatggggcgggaaacatcacacactggggtctgctgtggggtggagggatgagggagggataacattaggagaaatacctaatgtaaatgatgagttaatgggtgcagcaaaccagcatggcacatgtatacatatgtaacaaacctgcacgttgtgcacatgtaccctagaacttaaagtataattaaaaaaaggaaaaattcaagaAATCACTTACATGTTGTGGTTGTTGGCACAGTAGTTGAGGTGGGGGTGCTCTTAATTGTAGAAGTAGTCGTGGGGACAGTGGTGGTGGTCACCGTGGGGGAGGAAGTGGTCCTTGTGCTGGGTTTTGACGCAGTGGTCATGGTAGTGACAGTCTCAGGGATCACAGCcgtggaggaggcagaggttgttggAGGTGTACTGGAGTGAGCAGGAGGAAATATAGGTGGGATGGTGTGAGAAGTGATTGTTGACGGCCTGCTGGATTCTGATGAAGGGGTCACAGGATGGGTGGTGACAGACGTAGAGGTGTGAGGTGTACTGGCTGCAGAAAGCGTTGATGCAGAAGTAGTGGAGCCTCTGCTGGTTGTGCTGGGGGCAGTAGACATGGTCACATATGTGAGAGGAGCTGCAGTAGTCACTGCAGTTGTTGTAAATTCCTTAGTAGTTGAAAAAGATGTGGTGGTACTACTAGTAGAGGTTGATGGTGTGTTTAATTCTGTGGAAGTTATCACAGGGGTAGATACAGCACCAGTTGTTGCAGGAATGACATCAGCAGTAGAACTGGTGACAGGAGTGCTGGGAATAAAAATGGTTGTCCCAGGTGTGCTTCCTTCTGTGGTCATTGATACAGATCTGGTGGTGGCTACAGGAATGGTGGGAGTTGAGGTAGCTTCAGTAGAAGGGGTAAAAGTTGTGCTTGTGTCAAGAGGAGGTGTTGAAGGTGTGCTGGCCTCAGTAAAGCTAGTTGGAGGTGTGGTGCTAACACGGAGAGTTGTTAATGGAGTGTTTCTTTCACTGGTAGTTGAAATATGTATGGTAGTGCCTTCGGCAGGTATGGAGGATGAACTGGCTTTGGTAGAGGTGAGCAAAGGTGTGCTGGTATCACCAGGAGGTGTTGAAAGTGTGCTGGCCTCAGAAGGACTCGTCACAGATATAGGGCTGAGGAGAGTTGTCAGTAAAGTGCTTCTTTCACTCGTAGTTGacacaggcatggtggtgccttcAAGAGTTGTAGCAGATGAACTTACTTCAGAGGCAGTGGTCACAGACATGCTGGTGTCAACAGATGGTATGGAAGGGGCGCTACTCTCAGGAAACCTCGTTACAGGGGTGGAACTGATAGGAATAGTGGTCCCAAGGGTGCTGATTTCTGTGGGTAATGACACAGACATGGTGGTACTGTCAAGAGTTGCAGAAGATGAAATGGCCTCAGTAGAAGTGGTCACACGTGTGCTGGTGTCAACAGAAGGTGTTGAAAGGGTGTTACCCTCAGAAATGGTCACACGTGTGCTGCTGACAAGAATAGTGgttaatggagtgcttccttcactaggAGTCGAGATTGGCATACTGGTACCTTCAGGAGTTGTAGGAGATGAACTGATTTGGGTAGAAGTGgtcacaggtgtgctggtgtCAACAGAAGGTGTTGAAAGGGTGCTGCCCTCAGAACTGGTCACATGTGTGCTGCTGACAGGAACAGTTGTTAATGGAGTGCTTCCATCACTAGGAGTAAAGATTGGCATGGTGGTGACTTCAGGAGTTGTAGGAGATGAACTGACTTGGGTAGAAGTGGTCACAGGTGTGCTGACGTCAGCGGAAGGTGTGGAAAGCATGCTGCCTGCAGAACTGGTCACACGTGTGGTACTGACAGGAATAGTTGTTAATGCAGTGCTTTCTTCATTAGGAGTCGAGGATGCCATACTGGTAACTTCAGGAGTAGTAGGAGATGAACTGACTTGGGTAGAAGTGGACACAGGTGTGCTGGTGTCAACAGAAGGTGTTGAAAGGGTGCTGACCTCAGAACTGGTCACACGTGTGGTGCTGACAGGAATAGTTGTTAATAGAGTGCTTCGTACACTAGGAGTAGAGATTGGCATGGTGGTGACTTCAGGAGTTGTAGGAGATGAATTGACACGGGTAGAAGTGgtcacaggtgtgctggtgtCAACAGAAGGTGTTGAAATGGTGCTACCCTCAGAACTGGTCACACGAGTGGTGCTGAGAGGAATAGTTGTTAATAgagtgcttccttcactaggAGTAGAGATTGGCATGGTGGTGACTTCAGGAGTTGTAGGAGATGAGCTGACGTGGGTAGAAGTGgtcacaggtgtgctggtgtCAACAGGAGGTGTGGAAGGTGTGTTAACATCAGAAATGGTCACCGATGTGGTGCTAACAGGCAAAATTgttaatggagtgcttccttcactaggAGTCGAGATTGGCATACTGGTACCTTCAGGAGTTGTAGGAGATGAACTGACTTGGGTAGAAGTGGtcacaggtgtggtggtgtcaACAGAAAGTGTTGAAAGGGTGCTGCCCTCAGAACTGGTCACACGTGTGGTGCTGACAGGAATAGTTgttaatggagtgcttccttcactaggAATCGAGGTTGGAATACTGGTACCTTCAGGAGTTGTAGCAGATGAACTGACGTGGATAGAAGTAgtcacaggtgtgctggtgtCAACAGAAGGTGTTGAAAGCGTGCTGCCCGCAGAACTGTTCACAGGTGTAGTACTCACAGGAATAGCTGTTAATGAAGTGCTTCCTTCACTAGGAGTTGAGGTGGCCATACTGGTACCTTCAGGAGTTGTAGGAGATGAACTGACGTGGGTAGAAGTGGTCGAAGGTGTCATGGTGCCAACAGAAGGTGTTGAAAGCATGCTGCCCGCAGAAATGGTCACATGTGTGGTGCTGACAGGAATAGTTgttaatggagtgcttccttcactaggAGTCGAGGTTGCCATACTGGTACCTTCAGGAGTTGTAGGAGATGAACTGACTTGGGTAGAAGTGGTCACAGGTGTGCTTGTGTCAACAGAAGTTGCTGAAAAGGTGCTGCCCTCAGAACTGGCCACACGTGTGGTGCTGACAGGAATAGTTgttaatggagtgcttccttcactaggAATCGAGGTTGGAATACTGGTACCTTCAGGAGTTGTAGCAGATGAACTGACTTGGATAGAAGTAGTCACAGGTGTGCTGGAGTCAACAGAAGGTGTTGAAAGCGTGCTGCCCGCAGAACTGGTCACAGGTATGATGCTCACAGGAATAGTGgttaatggagtgcttccttcactaggAGTTGAGGTGGCCATACTGGTACCTTCAGGAGTTGTAGGAGATGAACTGACGTGGGTAGAAGTGgtcacaggtgtgctggtgtCAACAGAAGGTGTTGAAAGCATGCTGCCCCCAGAACTGGTCACATGTGTGGTGCTGACAGGAATAGTTGTAaatggagtgcttccttcactaggAGTCGAGGTTGCCATACTGGTACCTTCAGGAGTTGTAGGAGATGAACTGACTTGGGTAGAAGTGGTAACAGGTGTGCTGGTGTCAACAGAAGGTGTTGAAAGGGCGCTGCCCTCAGAACTGGTCACACGTGTCGTGCTGACAGGAATAGTCGTTAATGGAGTGCTTCGTAGACTAGGAGTTGAGATTGGTATGGTGGTGACTTTAGGAGTGGTAGGAGATGAACCGACTCGCGTAGAAGTGgtcacaggtgtgctggtgtCAACAGAAGGTGTTGAAAGGGTGCTACGCTGAGAACTGGTCACACGTGTGGTGCTGACAGGAATAGTGgttaatggagtgcttccttcactaggCGTAGAGATTGGCATGGTGGTGACATCAGGAGTTGTAGGAGATGAACTGACATGGGTAGAAGTAGTCACAGGTGTGGTGCTGTCAACAGAAAATGTTGAAAGGGTGCTGCCCTCAGAACTGGTCACACGTGTGGTGCTGACAGGAATAGTTGTTAATGGAGTGCTACCTTCACTAGGAATCGAGGTTGGAACACTGGTACCTTCAAGAGTTGTAGCAGATGAACTGACTTGGATAGAAGTAgtcacaggtgtgctggtgtCAACAGAAGATGTTGAAAGCGTGCTGCCCGCAGAACTGGTCACAGGTGTGGTGCTCACAGGAATAGTTgttaatggagtgcttccttcactagCAGTCGAGGTGGCCATACTGGTACCTTCAGGAGTTGTAGGAGATGAACTGACGTGGGTAGAAGTGgtcacaggtgtgctggtgcCAACAGAAGGTGTTGAAAACATACTGCCCGGAGAACTGGTCACAGGTGTGGTGCTGACCGGAATAGTTGTTAGTGGAGTGCTTCCTTCAGTACGAGTTGAGGTTGCCATACTGGTACCTTCAGGAGTTGTAGGAGGTGAACTGACATGAGTAGAAGCGGTCACAGGTGTGCTGCTGTCCACAGAAGTTGCTGAAAGGGTGCTGCCTTCAGAACTGGTCACACGTGTAGTGCTGACAGGAATAGTTgttaatggagtgcttccttcactaggAGTCGAGGTTGCCAAACTGGTACCTTCAGGAGTTGTAGGAGATGAACTGACTTGGGTAGAAGTGgtcacaggtgtgctggtgtCAACAGAAGTTGCTGAAAAGGTGCTGCCCTCAGAACTGGCCACACGTGTGGTGCTGACAGGAATAGTTGTTAATGGAGTGCTTCGTAGACTAGGAGTTGAGATTGGTATGGTGGTGACTTTAGGAGTGGTAGGAGATGAACTGACTCGCGTAGAAGTGgtcacaggtgtgctggtgtCAACAGAAGGTGTTGAAAGGGTGCTACGCTGAGAACTGGTCACACGTGTGGTGCTGACAGGAATAGTGgttaatggagtgcttccttcactaggCGTAGAGATTGGCATGGTGGTGACATCAGGAGTTGTAGGAGATGAACTGACATGGGTAGAAGTAGTCACAGGTGTGGTGCTGTCAACAGAAAATGTTGAAAGGGTGCTGCCCTCAGAACTGGTCACACGTGTGGTGCTGACAGGAATAGTTGTTAATGGAGTGCTACCTTCACTAGGAATCGAGGTTGGAACACTGGTACCTTCAAGAGTTGTAGCAGATGAACTGACTTGGATAGAAGTAgtcacaggtgtgctggtgtCAACAGAAGATGTTGAAAGCGTGCTGCCCGCAGAACTGGTCACAGGTGTGGTGCTCACAGGAATAGTTgttaatggagtgcttccttcactagCAGTCGAGGTGGCCATACTGGTACCTTCAGGAGTTGTAGGAGATGAACTGACGTGGGTAGAAGTGgtcacaggtgtgctggtgcCAACAGAAGGTGTTGAAAACATACTGCCCGGAGAACTGGTCACAGGTGTGGTGCTGACCGGAATAGTTGTTAGTGGAGTGCTTCCTTCAGTACGAGTTGAGGTTGCCATACTGGTACCTTCAGGAGTTGTAGGAGGTGAACTGACATGAGTAGAAGCGgtcacaggtgtgctggtgtCCACAGAAGTTGCTGAAAGGGTGCTGCCTTCAGAACTGGTCACACGTGTAGTGCTGACAGGAATAGTTgttaatggagtgcttccttcactaggAGTCGAGGTTGCCAAACTGGTACCTTCAGGAGTTGTAGGAGATGAACTGACTTGGGTAGAAGTGgtcacaggtgtgctggtgtCAACAGAAGTTGCTGAAAAGGTGCTGCCCTCAGAACTGGCCACACGTGTGGTGCTGACAGGAATAGTTgttaatggagtgcttccttcactaggAATCGAGGTTGGAATACTGGTACCTTCAGGAGTTGTAGCAGATGAACTGACTTGGACAGAAGTAgtcacaggtgtgctggtgtCAGCAGAAGGTGTTGAAAGCGTGCTACCCGCAGAACTCGTCACAGGTATGGTGCTCACAGGAAAAGTTgttaatggagtgcttccttcaATAAGAGTAGAGATTGGCATGGTGGTGACTTCAGGAGTGGTAGGAGATGAACTGACTCGTGTAGAAGTGgtcacaggtgtgctggtgtCAACAGAAGGTGTTGAAACGGTGCTACCCTGAGAACTGGTCACACGTGTGGTGCTGACAGGAATAGTGgttaatggagtgcttccttcactaggAGTAGAGATTGGCATGGTGGTGACTTCAGGAGTTATAGGAGATGAACTGACATGGGTAGAAGTGGtcacaggtgtggtggtgtcaACAGAAAGTGTTGAAAGGGTGCTGCCCTCAGAACTGGTCACATGTGTGGTGCTGACAGGAATAGTTgttaatggagtgcttccttcactaggAATGGAGGTTGGAATACTGGTACCTCCAGGAGTTGTAGCAGATGAACTGACTTGGATAGAAGTTgtcacaggtgtgctggtgtCAACAGAAGGTGTTGAAAGCGTGTTGCCAGCAGAACTGGTCACAGGTGTAGTGCTCACAGGAATAGTTgttaatggagtgcttccttcactaggTGTTGAGGTGGCCATACTGGTACCTTCAGGAGTTGTAGGAGATGAACTGACATGGGTAGAAGTGgtcacaggtgtgctggtgtCAACAGAAGGTGTTGAAAGGGTGCTGCCCTCAGAACTGGTCACACGTGTGGTGCTGACAGGAATAGTCGTTAATAGAGTGCTTCGTAGACTAGGCTTTGAGATTGGCATGGTGGTGACTTCAGGAGTGGTAGGAGATGAACTGACTCGAGTAGAAGTGgtcacaggtgtgctggtgtCAACAGAAGGTGTTGAAAGGGTGCTACCCTGAGAACTGGTCACACGTGTGGTGCTGACAGGTATAGTGgttaatggagtgcttccttcactaggAGTAGAGATTGGCATGATGGTGACTTCAGGAGTTGTAGGAGATGAACTGACATGGGTAGAAGTGGTCACAGGTGTGGTGCTGTCAACAGAAAGTGTTGAAAGGGTGCTGGCCTCAGAACTGGTCACAAGTGTGGTGCTGATAGGAATAGTTgttaatggagtgcttccttcactaggAATCGAGGTTGGAATACTGGTACCTTCAGGAGTTGTAGCAGATGAACTGACTTGGATAGAAGTAgtcacaggtgtgctggtgtCAACAGAAGGTGATGAAAGCGTGCGGCCAGCAGAACTGGTCACACGTGTGGTGCTGACAGGAATAGCTgttaatgga includes:
- the MUC17 gene encoding mucin-17: MLSTPSVDTSTPVTTSTHHAFNTFCWHHDTFDHFYPRTSIPTSIPSEGSTPLTTIPVSTTRVTSSEGSTLSTLSVDTTTPVTTSTQVSSSPTTPEGTSMPISTPSEGSTPLTILPVSTTSVTISDVNTPSTPPVDTSTPVTTSTHVSSSPTTPEVTTMPISTPSEGSTLLTTIPLSTTRVTSSEGSTISTPSVDTSTPVTTSTRVNSSPTTPEVTTMPISTPSVRSTLLTTIPVSTTRVTSSEGSTLSTPSVDTSTPVTTSTQISSSPTTPEGTSMPISTPSEGSTPLTTILVSSTRVTISEGNTLSTPSVDTSTRVTTSTEAISSSATLDSTTMSVSLPTEISTLGTTIPISSTPVTRFPESSAPSIPSVDTSMSVTTASEVSSSATTLEGTTMPVSTTSERSTLLTTLLSPISVTSPSEASTLSTPPGDTSTPLLTSTKASSSSIPAEGTTIHISTTSERNTPLTTLRVSTTPPTSFTEASTPSTPPLDTSTTFTPSTEATSTPTIPVATTRSVSMTTEGSTPGTTIFIPSTPVTSSTADVIPATTGAVSTPVITSTELNTPSTSTSSTTTSFSTTKEFTTTAVTTAAPLTYVTMSTAPSTTSRGSTTSASTLSAASTPHTSTSVTTHPVTPSSESSRPSTITSHTIPPIFPPAHSSTPPTTSASSTAVIPETVTTMTTASKPSTRTTSSPTVTTTTVPTTTSTIKSTPTSTTVPTTTTCVGDQCSRCKNGGSWDGLKCQCLTPYSGERCQEVASSIDIAPPETVSAQMELTVTVTSVKFTDELKNRSSQEFQEFNETFTEQMNIVYSGIPEYVGVNITNLRLGSVVVEHDVLLRTKYTPEYKTVLDNATERVKQKITKVTAEQIMTNDNCSALMCFNTTGTQVQNITMTQYDPVEECRQKANEYGDYFLVEYRDQEPHCISPCESNFNASKNCNHGTCQMSQNGARCFCLTTETHWYSGEDCNQGTPKSLVYGLVGAGVVLVLIILVALLMLLFHSKREVKRQKYRLSQWYKWQEENGGPAPGTFQNIGFDICQDDDSIHLESIYSNFQPSLRHIDPETKIQIQRPQVKTSF